In Vicingus serpentipes, the DNA window TCATTTAGTGTAGTGTCCTTGATATATCGCTCTCCCCCATACTCACCTTTATTTACGTACATCTGCATAAGTTTACCTAAATCATTTGCATTTGAAAAAAGACCAGCATGCCCACCAACACCACCTAACATTGCTGCTCCTGGATCATGAACATCTCCATGTATAATTTGTTTTCTAAATATTTTATCATCCTCTGTTGGAGGAATTCTATCTAAAGAAAATCGATTTCTTGGTAAATAACCAGATGTTGACATCCCCATTTGGCTATAGATGTTACCAACATAATCATTGAGTTTTTCTCCAGTTTGCTTCTCCGCTATTTTTAATAAAAAGTAATACCCTAAATCACTGTACTTATATTCCTTTTCTTTTAAAGGACCTTTTAATATGCGTTGATAAATAATATCAGGATAATGTTGATTGATATAAATATTTTTTGCAACTCTGTAAGGATAAAAATTAGATGAATCACTACTATAAATAACAGGGTCTAACTCTTTATTCCTTATAGTTTTTAAATAAAAAGGAACCCATGCTTGCAATCCTGATTGATGAGCTAATATTTCTCTTAAATTTAAGTTGCCATAATCAGAAGTATCCGGAATTAAATCACTCAAATAATCACATAAATTCAAATCTAAGCTAAACTTTTCTTGGTCTTGCAACTGCATCACTGTAAGTAATGTCGAGGCCACTTTAGTTATCGATGCTAAATCATAAATATCTGAATTCTTAACCTGAATTAAACTATCATAAGTATGGTAGCCAAATGATTTATTATAGATTACATTTCCATCTTTTGCAACAAAAACTTGACAACCAGGGTAAGCTCCCTCCATAACTCCACTGAGCGCTATACTATCAATTTTGTATAAATCATTTTCAGGAATACCAATCTCTTCCGAAACAACATAACTAAAACGACCTAAAGGTTCAATATCAATTCCAGCACCTACTTTATACTTTTCAGATACGCTTACAGGCAATTTACCAGTTGCTCCTATAGCACCAAACAACAATTCAGCAACAGCATGGTTTGTATATTTATTGTTTTGATAAGCAGAGATCAACGAAGAGACATCTTCTAAAGCGTCAAAACCTATCAAACTATATGGGTTCATAAAATCCACCAAAACAACATTACAATCGGTTACATTTAATTTTTCAACTAACCTTTTTGCATTTGTCGATATTTTATACTTTTTCCAAGGATTTTTATCTGAATTATGAAACGAAACAATAACAGTATTAAACTTCTTTAAATCCTCTATCCAACTAATCAAATTATCATCTGTAATATCTTGAGCATTAAAATTGGCAACACTACTATACAACCCTAAAGAACTTTGAAAATCTTCAAATTCACCATCACCTATTGCTATAGAAGCAATATTCAATGTGTCTAATCGCTTAAAAGGAATTAAATCATTTTCATTTTTCAACACAGTCAATGCTTTCTGAAACAACTTCTTGTTCAACAATTCATATTCCTTTTTATTTAAATCTGCAGTTAAGTTTTTTAGCTTAACTTGATTATTAGTATTTAAACCAGCCCATTCTTTAGCTACTAATATTTTCAAACATCTTCTATCAATCTCCTCAACGGAAATATCTGCATTAGCTATCGCATTTTTAATTTCAGTAATTGCTGTAGGTACATCTTCAGAAAACAATAACACATCATTTCCTGCTAATAATGCTTTTACATCAACTATTCCTGGTTTATAAAAAGAACTTACTCCTTTCATATTTAAAGCATCTGTAAAAATCAAGCCTTTAAAACCAAGACTATCTTGTAACAAGTTTGTTACTACGTTTTTAGACAATGTAGTTGCTGTATTGGGTGTATTCTCATAAGCTGGAATATACAAATGAGCAACCATCATACTCGCCAACTCATTTTCAATCAATTGTTTAAATGGATAAAGCTCTACAGAATCCATTCTATTCACATCATGATTTATAATTGGCAAAGATTTATGAGAATCCATATCTGTATCACCATGACCAGGGAAATGTTTGGCATTTGCCAACACATTTACTGATTGCATACCTTTCATATACGCAACTCCCTTTTGAGCTACATTGTATTTATTTTCTCCAAAAGAACGCGCATTAATAATAGGGTTCTTCGGATTTACATTCACATCTACAACAGGGGCAAAATTAACTTGAATCCCTAATCGTTGACACTGTTCTCCAATATCAACCCCCATTTCATAAATCAATTTTTCATCTTGAATCGCTCCTAAAGTCATTTGATATGGATACTTAACCGTACTATCCAAACGCATAGCTAATCCCCATTCGCCATCAATAGAAATCATTAAAGGAATCTTTGATATTTTTTGGTAACGGTTATATAAACGTGCTTGTCGCTCTGGACCTCCTTGCATAAAAATCAAACCACCAATTTTGTTTTCAGTAATTAATTTCTCTATGGCCAACTCGTGCTTCTCATCTTTGTTTGAATAAGCTGCAACCATTAACATTTGTGCAATTTTTTCATCAATTGTCATTGTTTGTAAAACAGAATCAGCCCAATTTGATGGAGTTTTAAAAAATGGTGGATCATTTTCTTTTTTCCCTAAACCCTTATCCAATAATGGAGAGATAAAAGCACTAGAAATAAAAAACACAAAAAGCAATACAATTCCACCTATTTTATTCATTCTTAAAATTTTAATAATGCTCTAAAATTAACTTTAAAAGAGAGCTATTTATAAGTGTTCAAAAGGGATTATCAACAACCAATTATTTATATCTGTATAGTTAAAAATTAGTTATTAAAGTTTTCAACAAGCCCCTTGGTTTGAACGCAAATTGAACTACTTTTGACATCAAATTTTTTAACATAAAAACGCAAATAAAATGCCATCTATTATTGAATTAGAAAAAATTGCTTCTCAAGTACGTAGAGATATTGTAAGAATGGTTCACGCCGTAAGCTCAGGTCACCCTGGTGGCTCTTTAGGTTGTACCGACTATTTAGTTGCTTTATATTTTGATATTATGAATCATAATGCGAAGTTTAATATGGATGGGACTAACGAGGATATCTTCTTCTTATCAAATGGTCATATTTCACCTGTTTTTTATAGCGTTTTAGCTCGCTCTGGTTATTTCCCAGTAGAAGAATTAAAAACATTTAGAAAATTAAACTCTCGCTTACAAGGACACCCAACAACTCACGAAGGATTGCCTGGAATTAGAATTGCTAGTGGCTCTTTAGGTCAAGGTATGTCTAACGCAATTGGAGCTGCTTTAACAAAAAAGCTAAATAATGACAAAGGAATTGTTTACTCACTTCATGGTGATGGCGAAATTCAAGAAGGACAAATATGGGAAGCTGCAATGTATGCCGCACACAATAAGGTTGATAATTACATTGCAACAATAGATTATAACCAAAAACAAATTGACGGAAGTCTTGATGAAGTTCTAGGGTTAGGAGATATAAAAGCAAAATGGCAAGCTTTTGGATGGGATGTTATGGAAATGGATGGAAACAACATGCAAAACCTGTTAGATACATTAAACGAAGCTAAAACACACTTAGGCAAAGGAAAACCCGTTATGATAATAATGAAAACTGAAATGGGACAAGGAGTTGACTATATGATGCATACACACAAATGGCATGGCTCTGCTCCTAACGACGAACAATTAGCTTTAGCATTAGCACAATTAGAAGAAACTTTAGGCGACTACTAAAATTTGAAAGAAATAAAAAAACATATAAAGCACACCTTACTTGCTCTTAGCCTGCTAATTGCCTTTCATTCTTTTGCCCAAACTAAGCAAAAAACAAGAATACTTTTTGTATTAGATGGATCTCAAAGTATGCTTGGAAGATGGGGAGACGAGCAAAAGATGAAAGTAGCTACTCGTTTGTTAAGCAACCTGATGGACAGTATGCAATCTATGGGAAATGTAGAAGTGGCTTTAAGAGTTTATGGCCACCAATACTCTGTAGCTGCAGGAAATAGAAGTTGCGAAGACACAAAACTAGAAGTACCATTCTCTAGTAATAGCTTTGGTAAAATAAAAAGTAAACTATTAGATATTCGCCCTCAAGGAACCACTCCTATTGCTTATTCACTAGAGCAAACAAAGGATGACTTCCCATCATGTAATAACTGTAAAAACATCATCATTTTAATTACTGACGGAATTGAAGAATGTGATGGAGATCCTTGCGCAGTTGCTTTAGCTCTCCAAAAAAATGGAGTTACCTTAAAACCATTTGTAATTGGAATGGGATTAGACCTAGAAACAATTGAAGCATTTAGATGTGTTGGTAGCTTTTTCGAAGCAAAAGACCAAGAATCTTTTAAAAATGTATTACAAATTGTTATTTCACAAGTAATGAACAACACAACTGTTCAAGTAAATTTAATTGATACTAACGGTGAACCAACAGAAACTAATGTAAACATGACTTTTTATGATAATCACTCCAAGTCTATTGAATATAACTTTATTCATACTTTTAATAGCTACGGAGTTCCTGACACTGTTCCTATTAATCCTGCTTTAAATTATGACTTAACCGTTCACACCTTACCAGAGGTAAAAAAAGAAAATATTAAAATTATTGCAGGAAAACACAATATCATAGCATTAGATGCTCCTCAAGGAATGTTAAAACTTGAGATGAGCGGGTTAAACGAATATGATGATTTAAAGTGTTTAGTAAAAAAACAGGGCGATTTAAACGTATTTCATGTTCAGAACTTTGACGAAACAACAAAATACATCGTTGGTAATTATGACTTAGAAATACTAACCCTTCCCCGCACTATCATCAAAAATGTAAATATAGCTCAAAGCCACACTACAAAAGTTTTTATTCCAGATCCAGGTATAGCCACCATATTTTTACCAGCGAGAGGTATCACCTCAATTTTCACAGAAGAAAACAACCAATTAAAATGGATATACAATATTGATCAAAACACAACTAGAGAAACCATTGTATTACAACCAGGAAAATACAGGGTTGTTAATAGAGGCTTAAACAGTAACAAAGTAATTTACACACAAGAAAAATCATTTACTATATCATCAGGAACATCAGTTCAAATTAAATTTTAAAATGAAAAAGTACACCTACACCGAAAAAAAAGATACACGTTCAGGATTTGGAGACGGACTAACTGAATTAGGAAGAGAAAACCCTAATGTAGTTGCTCTTTGTGCCGATTTAACTGGCTCGTTAAAAATGAACCAATTTGAAAAAGAAAATCCTGACCGATTTTTTCAAATTGGTATTGCAGAAGCAAACATGATTGGTATTGCAGCAGGGATGACTATTGGCGGTAAAATTCCTTTCACAGGGACGTTTGCAAACTTCTCAACTGGTAGAGTTTATGATCAAATTCGTCAAGCTGTTGCTTACTCTGGTAAAAATGTAAAAATATGTGCTTCACACGCTGGGCTTACTTTAGGTGAAGATGGAGCAACACATCAAATATTAGAAGATATAGGATTGATGAAAATGCTACCAGGAATGACTGTAATTAACCCTTGTGATTACAATCAAACAAAAGCTGCTACCAAAGCTATAGCAGACCTTGATGGACCAGTTTACTTAAGATTTGGTCGTCCATCTGTCCCTGTTTTTATGAACGAACCATTTATTATTGGTAAAGCAATAACTCTAAATGAAGGTACTGATGTAAGTATTTTTGCTACTGGCCATTTAGTATGGGAAGCAATATTAGCATGTGAAGAACTGGAAGCTAAAGGAATTAGTGCCGAAATAATAAATATTCACACAATTAAACCTTTAGACGAAAAAGCAATTTTAGAATCAGCAAATAAAACTAAATGTATTGTTACCGCTGAAGAGCACATGATGAATGGAGGTTTAGGCGATAGTATTGCTCAATTAATTTCTAGAAATAATCCAATGCCAATTGAATATGTTGCTGTAGATGATAGCTTTGGAGAAAGTGGTACTCCAAGTGAATTAATGGAAAAATATGGATTAAATGCTGAGAGCATTATAAAAGCTGCCGAAAGAGCTATTGCCCGTAAAGCTTAATAATTTAAAAAAGTATAATATAGAGCCACTAATAATTATTAGTGGCTTTTTTATTTACAAGAAAACACCAGCATAAAACGCCTTAAATTCTTATTTACACGCAAAGGAATTCCAAAAATAAATTAGATTTTACCTTTTTAAAAAATGAAAAAAGTAAAACTTAAAGTAAAACATCTCAATAATCTGGAAAACAAATATTTAAAATTTGAATTTGACAGATTGTCATGCTTAACTCCGTGGTATTTTAGACTATTTTAATACACAAAACATCACCTAAAGACTAAAACTAATCATCTTTATTTTTTAGATAATTACACCAAATATTAAGTATGTTAGTTACTAAAAAGAATTATTTGAAATTGATTAAAGTAAAAGAATTTTAATAAAAAAAACATCCTCCCTACTCCAACTTTTAAAAACTAAATCACAAAAAAAAGCCTCGCAATTGCTAAGCTTTTCTTTTATATTTTAAACACAAACTATCTTAATCTATCTGCTGCCCTAACCAATTCATCATCTTTTTTAATAAATCTAAGAGAAACATACACAAGTATTAAACATAAAACTGGTATAGCGGCTCCAAACTTCAATCCAACCATTACATCACTAGGGTTTAAACTTATGATTGATTTAGCAACATCCGAATACATAACAATAGCTACAACTTGTAATGTAATTAATAAAATATTTAGCTTTAATAACTTAATCTGTAGCTGACGTTTCTTATAAAGAAATATAACAATAATAGAAACTAACATTATTAAACCTTGTAAAACACCCACTCCCATATTTTTAGCAATTACTTCATCTGCGTTTTCACTTAAAAAAGTTTTATATGCACTCATAAGATAAGTAGCATCTCCTCCTGTAAACTCAAATAGCGGTATATAAGAAAACACTATACTCAATAAAACAACAATAACTAACAACAATGATTGAATTCTCTGTATCATAATATATTTTTTTTTGTAAAGATAGTGATGCTATTTAAACAATTAATTGTTTATTAAATAAAATCTAACACACATCAATTCTACGTTTGTTCTTTAATTTTGCTTTATGTGGTCAAAAATTCCAAATTGGTTAAAAAACAAATATGCTATTACAATAGTAATATTCATTGTTTGGTTATCTTTTTTTGATCAAAATAATTTTCTTGTTCAGTACGATTTTAAAAAAGAACTGAGAAGCCTTAATCAGGATAAAAGATTTTATTTAGAAGAAATAAAAAAAACAAAAATTGAACTCGAAGAATTAACCACCAATCCTGTTACTCTCGAGAAATTTGCTCGCGAAAAATACCTGATGAAAAAAGACAATGAAGAGATTTTTGTCTTTGAGCTTGAAAAAGAATAAAGCCTTACTTTTCAGTTCTATCAGTTTCATTGTTTTAACTATCTTTGTTGTGTTTACAAAGTATTTTACATGAGCTTATTTAACGATTTCAAATCAATATCTCACCAAGATTGGTTAGAGAAAATAACGCAAGACTTAAAAGGAAAAGATTTTTCAGAAACTTTAATCTGGAAAACAGATGAAGGAATTAATGTTCAACCCTTTTACGATGCTGAAACATTAAATGACAATGTTTCTCAAAATTTCGATTTAACCAATTGCAATAATGATTGGGAAATAAGGGAACAAGTTGAAATTAAAACAATTAAAGAAGCGAACCAACTTGCTTTAAATGCATTAAAAGGTGGTGCCAACAGCATTCAATTTAATGGCAATATTGAAAATCAGAATGAAATGAATGAATTATTAGCAGATATAATGCTTGATATCATTCATATTCACTTTTACACTTCAACCCCTGACCAAACCCTTAACTTCTTTAATACTTTTATTGAAAATAATAATATTGATAAAGCGCTTTTAAAAGGCTCTATCACTTATGATTATTTAGGAGAATTGTTAATTTCAGGAAATTGGAGCAAAGATGAAAAAACGGATTTCAACGACTTGTTTAATATTCAAAACAAAACCTCATTAAAAACAATAACTATTCGAGGAGATTATTATGCTAATGCAGGAGCTACAATTACTCAAGAAATAGCATACACATTAAATCAAACTATTGAATACATTGACCAATTAACAGAAAGAGGAATATCTGCCGAAAGAGCTATTAATAATATCTCTTTCAACCTTGGAATCAATTCAAATTATTTTTTTGAAATTGCAAAAATTAGAGCTTTTAAAATTTTGTGGCAATTAATTACCAAAACTTATGGTATTGAAGGTGTTGAAGCAAATATTCACGCTCAGACATCAAATTACAACATAGCAGCTCAAGATGCTCAAACAAATATTTTACGAACGACCACAGAGGGTATGTCAGCCGTTTTAGGTGGATGTAATAGCTTAAGTATTACTCCATTCAACTCTTCTTATGAAGCGCCAAGTGATTTTACTTTAAGAGTTGCTCGTAATATTCAAATTATATTAAAAGAAGAAGCTTATTTAAACAAAGTAAAAGATGCTTCTAAAGGAGCTTATTACATTGAAAATTTAACTGATGAATTAGTTACTAAATCATTAGACTTATTTAAAGAAGTTGAAAATAATGGTGGCTTTTTAGCTAATATAAAAAACGATACAATTCAAAATAGTATTGAGGAAGTTAACTTAAAAAAGGAAACTGAATATAAAGATGGAACTCAATCTTTACTTGGCGTTAATATTCATATAAATAATATGGAAAACTCACCTAAAGCTATTATAAATCAAGATCATAATAGTAACGGTAGCATTAAACACCTTAAACAAATAAATATTCCACAACTAATTGCTCAACAAGGAACTTCTCATGCCTAACGAAATAAAAATTATAAAATCAGTTCCTTTTGAATACGGCACCATTGAGTTAAGAAGTGATGAAGTAATAACTTACGAACCAAAAGAAGGAGTTACCTCATTTACAATGCCTCAATTAGAGTTAATGCTCGATATTTTACTTGATTTATCTAACGGTACTCCAAAACCATACTTTTCAAACAATACAAATTTAAAAAGCATAGATACAGAAGAAAGATTGTATATCACAAAACATATTCACCGGTTTGCTAGCAAATTTGCTATGACAGAGAATTCTGCAATAACAAGGTTTATAACGCATACTTTCATGCAATTATCTAGGCCATCTATTCCGGTAAAAATGTTTAAAACAAAGCAAGAAGCTATTAATTGGCTAAAATCATAGAATAAACACTAAAAATATGAAACCTGATTTTTCAAAATTAACTTATACAGCTCCAAAAATTGATTCAAAACCAACTCAATTAAATGGAGAATCTTGGTTAACATCAGAGCAAATCGACATAAAACAAAGCTTCACTAAAGAAGACATTAAGAATTTAACACATTTAAATTATGCTGCAGGTATTGCTCCAAATTTAAGAGGCCCATACTCTACAATGTATGTAATGCGGCCTTGGACTATTCGCCAATATGCTGGTTTTAGTACTGCAGAAGAATCAAATGCATTTTACCGCAGAAACCTAGCTGCTGGTCAAAAAGGACTTTCTGTTGCTTTCGATTTAGCTACACATCGAGGTTATGATTCAGATCATCCCCGAGTTGTTGGAGATGTAGGAAAAGCTGGTGTTGCAATTGATTCGGTTGAAGACATGAAAGTGTTGTTTGATCAGATTCCATTGGATGAAATGTCTGTATCTATGACCATGAATGGTGCTGTATTACCGATATTAGCATTCTACATTGTTGCAGCTCAAGAGCAAGGTGTAGACAAAAAACTATTAGCAGGTACAATTCAAAACGACATTTTAAAAGAGTTTATGGTTAGAAATACATACATCTACCCACCTCTTCCATCAATGCAAATTATTGCTGATATTTTTAAATACACTTCTCAAAATATGCCAAAATTTAACTCAATAAGCATATCGGGGTACCATATGCAAGAAGCTGGTGCTACTGCTGATATTGAGTTAGCATATACTTTAGCCGATGGTTTAGAGTATTTAAGAACTGGAGTAAACTCAGGAATGGACATCGATACTTTTGCTCCTCGTCTTTCTTTCTTTTGGGCAATTGGCATGAATCATTTTATGGAAATTGCTAAAATGCGAGCTGCTCGTATGTTATGGGCAAAAATTGTAAAACAGTTTAATCCTAAAAATGATAAATCATTAGCACTAAGAACGCATTGTCAAACTAGTGGTTGGAGTTTAACTGAACAAGATCCTTTTAATAATGTAGCTCGAACATGCATAGAAGCTATGGCGGCAGCTTTAGGAGGCACACAATCATTACACACAAATGCACTAGATGAAGCAATTGCTTTGCCTACTGATTTCTCTGCAAGAATTGCAAGAAACACTCAAATATACATTCAAAAAGAAACTGAAATTTGTAGAACAGTTGACCCTTGGGGAGGTTCTTATTATGTAGAATGGCTGACCAACGAAATTGCTGAAAAAGCATGGAAACTAATTGAAGAAGTAGAAGAATTAGGTGGTATGGCTAAGGCAATTGAAAAAGGTGTACCCAAACTAAGAATTGAAGAAGCAGCTGCTCGAAAGCAAGCTAAAATTGATTCTGGAAAAGAAATTATTGTTGGCGTCAATGAATATAAAATTGAGAAAGAAGAAGAATTAGAAATTTTAGATGTTGATAACAACTTAGTAAGAAAAGGACAAATTGAAAGATTAGAAAAAATTAAAGCCACTAGAAATAACGAAAAAGTTAAACAGACACTACAACATTTAACCGAAGTTGCAAAAACAAAAAATGGCAACTTACTAGAAGCTGCTGTTGAAGCAGCTAAAGAAAGAGCTACGCTTGGTGAAATTTCTGACGCTTTGGAAGAAGTTTACGGGAGATACCAAGCTCAAATTCGTTCGGTTAGTGGTGTTTATAGTTCAGAAGCTATGGAGGATAAAGATTTTATTAAAGCACGTGAATTAACCAATAAGTTTGCTGAATTAGAAGGTAGAAGACCTAGAATTATGGTTGCTAAAATGGGACAAGATGGTCATGATAGAGGCGCAAAAGTAATTTCTACTTCTTTTGCTGACATCGGTTTTGATGTTGATATAGGCCCTTTATTCCAAACTCCAGAAGAAGCAGCAAAACAAGCAGTAGAAAATGATGTTCACATATTAGGTGTATCATCTTTAGCTGCTGGGCACAAAACATTAGTTCCTCAAGTTATTGAAGAATTAAAAAAATTAGATAGAGAAGATATTATGGTTATTGTTGGTGGAGTTATTCCTCAACAAGATTATGAATACCTTTTTAATGCTGGTGCGGTTGGTGTTTTTGGACCTGGAACTAAAATAAGTAAAGCAGCGATAGAAATTGTAGAAATATTGATAGAGAGTTATTCTGAATAGAATGAATACATTAAATCTAAGCTTTCCACTCATCCTATTAATATCTTTGTTCAGCTGTAAAAATGAACAAAAGGAATTAATTACATCAAATCAACCCGATTCTATTAAAGAAATTATAATAGATCCATACACCATTATTGGCGAACACCATTTCCTAAATGGTTATGAAGCAAAAACAGCAGAAGGCAATATAAATGTTGTTGTAGAAATACCTACCGGCAGTGTGGACAAATGGGAAGTGGACAAAACTGATGGTAGTTTGAAATGGCAAATACTAGAAGATGGTCCCCGTAAAGTTAACTACTTGGGTTACCCTGGTAATTATGGAATGATACCCAAAACTTATTTACCTAAAGATTTAGGTGGAGATGGCGACCCTTTAGATGTAATTGTTTTAGGTCCTGCCGTAAAAAGAGGAAGTATTATAGAATGTAAAATTATTGGTGTTATAGAATTATTAGATAGAGGCGAACAAGACGACAAGTTAATTGCCGTTATGAAAGATACCCCTTTCTATTTGGTTAACTCTATAGATGAGTTGAAGCAAAGTTTTAATGGTGCTTTAGATATAGTTACTACTTGGTTTTCAAATTACAAAGGCCCAGGCAAAATGGAAATTCAAACAGTTGCAGAAAAAGAAAGAGCTGATGAGATTTTAGAAGCTTCAATAAAAGCTTATAAAAATGCGAATGAAACTCATTAAATGAAAAACCTAAAAACAAAAATAGCAGGTATTATTTTGTTGTTTATCGCAATAGGCTTAGCTAATTGCCGCCAAGAAAAAATGTTTTTCCACCCTACTTCACTGACTGCTGATTACGAGTTTAAATTTAGCAATAACTTTATTGAGTATAAAATACCGGTAGAAGACAAAATAACTTTAAACGGATTGTTATTTAAAGCTGAACAGCCTAAAGGATTGGTTTTTTACTTACACGGCAATGCTGGGGCACTTGATACTTGGGGCGAAATTGCTGACTTCTACACCCAAAATAATTATGATGTTTTTATTTTAGATTATCGTGGATTTGGTAAAAGTGAAGGAAGAATTGAAAACGAAGGCCAATTTTTAAATGATGTACAATTAGTTTACGACAGCTTAAAAACTGATTATCTTGAAGAAAATATTATTGTAATTGGTTATTCTATTGGCACATGCCCTGCAGCTTATGTTGCGGCAAAAAACAACCCAAAACATTTAGTTTTAAAAGCACCATATTACAGTATGCTAGATTTAGTTCATCACTACTACTCTTTTGTTCCCGGTTTTATGGTGAAATACAAATTAAGAACTAACGAATATGTAAAAGAAGTAAAAGCACCTATTACTATTTTCCATGGTACTGATGATAAGATTATCCCCGTTGAAAATGCTTATAAATTACAAGCCATTTTAAAACCAGCTAACGACACCTTAATTATAGTTGAAGGTAAAACTCACCACGGTGTTGGGAATTGGAATGAATATAAAAGTGAATTAACTAATATTTTAAAATAAAAACTCCATTTATTCTTTTAACATAAAAAAGAAATGAAAAATAAAGAGGTTAGTTGGACTGAATGTGAAGAGTGTAAAGGACACGGGACAAAAACAAGAAGATTTCGAAAGAATTCGAAACTTCACAAACAAAACATTTCAAATGAATTAGAAACAAATAACAATAAAAACACCCGCCCCCCTCTTAATAAACATCTAATTACATGTTCAACCTGTTCAGGCTCTGGATTAAATCCTTCTGATAGCTTCCCGATTGCTGATAAAGAAACATATCCACAAGTTGCTATAATTGGTGGTGGAATTGGCGGTGTAGCTTTAGCTGTGGCTTGCTTACATCGCAAAATTCCTTTTACAATTTTTGAGCGTGATAATAGCTTCGATGCTCGATCTCAAGGTTATGGTCTTACTTTACAACA includes these proteins:
- a CDS encoding transketolase; translation: MPSIIELEKIASQVRRDIVRMVHAVSSGHPGGSLGCTDYLVALYFDIMNHNAKFNMDGTNEDIFFLSNGHISPVFYSVLARSGYFPVEELKTFRKLNSRLQGHPTTHEGLPGIRIASGSLGQGMSNAIGAALTKKLNNDKGIVYSLHGDGEIQEGQIWEAAMYAAHNKVDNYIATIDYNQKQIDGSLDEVLGLGDIKAKWQAFGWDVMEMDGNNMQNLLDTLNEAKTHLGKGKPVMIIMKTEMGQGVDYMMHTHKWHGSAPNDEQLALALAQLEETLGDY
- a CDS encoding DUF4293 family protein, with the protein product MIQRIQSLLLVIVVLLSIVFSYIPLFEFTGGDATYLMSAYKTFLSENADEVIAKNMGVGVLQGLIMLVSIIVIFLYKKRQLQIKLLKLNILLITLQVVAIVMYSDVAKSIISLNPSDVMVGLKFGAAIPVLCLILVYVSLRFIKKDDELVRAADRLR
- a CDS encoding transketolase family protein, which codes for MKKYTYTEKKDTRSGFGDGLTELGRENPNVVALCADLTGSLKMNQFEKENPDRFFQIGIAEANMIGIAAGMTIGGKIPFTGTFANFSTGRVYDQIRQAVAYSGKNVKICASHAGLTLGEDGATHQILEDIGLMKMLPGMTVINPCDYNQTKAATKAIADLDGPVYLRFGRPSVPVFMNEPFIIGKAITLNEGTDVSIFATGHLVWEAILACEELEAKGISAEIINIHTIKPLDEKAILESANKTKCIVTAEEHMMNGGLGDSIAQLISRNNPMPIEYVAVDDSFGESGTPSELMEKYGLNAESIIKAAERAIARKA
- a CDS encoding vWA domain-containing protein gives rise to the protein MKEIKKHIKHTLLALSLLIAFHSFAQTKQKTRILFVLDGSQSMLGRWGDEQKMKVATRLLSNLMDSMQSMGNVEVALRVYGHQYSVAAGNRSCEDTKLEVPFSSNSFGKIKSKLLDIRPQGTTPIAYSLEQTKDDFPSCNNCKNIIILITDGIEECDGDPCAVALALQKNGVTLKPFVIGMGLDLETIEAFRCVGSFFEAKDQESFKNVLQIVISQVMNNTTVQVNLIDTNGEPTETNVNMTFYDNHSKSIEYNFIHTFNSYGVPDTVPINPALNYDLTVHTLPEVKKENIKIIAGKHNIIALDAPQGMLKLEMSGLNEYDDLKCLVKKQGDLNVFHVQNFDETTKYIVGNYDLEILTLPRTIIKNVNIAQSHTTKVFIPDPGIATIFLPARGITSIFTEENNQLKWIYNIDQNTTRETIVLQPGKYRVVNRGLNSNKVIYTQEKSFTISSGTSVQIKF
- a CDS encoding FtsB family cell division protein — protein: MWSKIPNWLKNKYAITIVIFIVWLSFFDQNNFLVQYDFKKELRSLNQDKRFYLEEIKKTKIELEELTTNPVTLEKFAREKYLMKKDNEEIFVFELEKE
- a CDS encoding glycoside hydrolase family 3 N-terminal domain-containing protein is translated as MNKIGGIVLLFVFFISSAFISPLLDKGLGKKENDPPFFKTPSNWADSVLQTMTIDEKIAQMLMVAAYSNKDEKHELAIEKLITENKIGGLIFMQGGPERQARLYNRYQKISKIPLMISIDGEWGLAMRLDSTVKYPYQMTLGAIQDEKLIYEMGVDIGEQCQRLGIQVNFAPVVDVNVNPKNPIINARSFGENKYNVAQKGVAYMKGMQSVNVLANAKHFPGHGDTDMDSHKSLPIINHDVNRMDSVELYPFKQLIENELASMMVAHLYIPAYENTPNTATTLSKNVVTNLLQDSLGFKGLIFTDALNMKGVSSFYKPGIVDVKALLAGNDVLLFSEDVPTAITEIKNAIANADISVEEIDRRCLKILVAKEWAGLNTNNQVKLKNLTADLNKKEYELLNKKLFQKALTVLKNENDLIPFKRLDTLNIASIAIGDGEFEDFQSSLGLYSSVANFNAQDITDDNLISWIEDLKKFNTVIVSFHNSDKNPWKKYKISTNAKRLVEKLNVTDCNVVLVDFMNPYSLIGFDALEDVSSLISAYQNNKYTNHAVAELLFGAIGATGKLPVSVSEKYKVGAGIDIEPLGRFSYVVSEEIGIPENDLYKIDSIALSGVMEGAYPGCQVFVAKDGNVIYNKSFGYHTYDSLIQVKNSDIYDLASITKVASTLLTVMQLQDQEKFSLDLNLCDYLSDLIPDTSDYGNLNLREILAHQSGLQAWVPFYLKTIRNKELDPVIYSSDSSNFYPYRVAKNIYINQHYPDIIYQRILKGPLKEKEYKYSDLGYYFLLKIAEKQTGEKLNDYVGNIYSQMGMSTSGYLPRNRFSLDRIPPTEDDKIFRKQIIHGDVHDPGAAMLGGVGGHAGLFSNANDLGKLMQMYVNKGEYGGERYIKDTTLNEFIKCQFCVDGNRRGAGFDKPVTDGEGGPTCSCVSYLSFGHSGFTGTIAWADPVENIVYVFLSNRTFPDAENKKLLRMNIRTDIQQVIYDAVNKNKAISSN